The following DNA comes from Anaerostipes rhamnosivorans.
CTTCTTTGTAATGTTGTCCAGTGATACCGCAAAATATAATACCAGATACCCAATCTCGTCATCCGGAAAATAGTCCTCCGGAAAAACCTTCTTGATTGTATCCCTTATGATGGTAAACAGCTGCGAATAATCCTTTTCAATGTCACGGATAATGGGATTTGATATACTCATTCCGCTTCTCGTCCGTATCAGCGCCTTATCAATATGCGCCAGCAGCCCGTCCATAAGCTTTGTATCCTGACTGAGTGATATACCCATACGCCCTTCCACCAGCTCAACAAATTCTTCAATTTTAGGCTTCAGCACAAAATTTTTGACAAAAACATCTTCATTCTTTTTCTTGCCAACACTGATATTTAACACCCATGCTATATATTCTTTTTCTGCTTCATCCAATGAAATAGAATATTTCTTTTCCAGCATACGGATCAGTGCCGCACTCACTTTTCTCTGGTTCTTGTCAACTTCTCCTACCACAAAGTCTGTGCTGTATTTCCGGTTGCCCAGCTTATGTCTGCGAATCAGCAGTGCAACCAGCATTACAAGTTCAGCATAATTCTGATCCAGTATCTGGTAATTCTTCTGGATCAGCTTATGGCTGATCTCTCTTAAGATTCCCTCACAAGTCTGGAATAATTCCATATAGCCGTATTCAGCTAACTTCTGCATAAACGGATGAAACTGTCTGACGTTTCCTGCAAGCCAATGTACCGTCACGTCAACATCTGTATTTTTCATTACAATGTTGACCATCAAATGGTCCCTGGCAACCTGCTCTCCGCTCAGGCATATTCCGTCTCCTTTTTTAGAGATTAATTTAATGTTGTACTCCGGAAGCAGTTTCTCGATCTTTTTAAGATCGTTCCGGATTGTCGGCAGGGAGGTGCCCATATCAATCGCCAATGCTTCTGTCTTTATAAAGTCCTCTTGATGAAGCAGTTCTAAAAGTACGAAATACATGCGTTCCTTGGGGTCTACTACCTGGTACTTTGTCTGTTCTCCCAGTTCATCCTGAATCTTTTTGATGTTTTCTGGCATACCGATAGCTCGGATCCCTCTTTTGCTCACCGTTTCCAGCGTAATCTGATACTGCCTGAGGACCTCTGTCACTTCGGGAATCTCCCGGTAAACCGTCCTCTCTGAAATGTTCATTTTATTGGCAATATCCTTCATCGTCACGAATCCACGGCTGCTTAAGACTATCTGTATTATATCTTTTACACGATTAGACATCAGCATATCTTTGCAGGTCCTTTACTTATAAGGCGCCATAATCATTCAATTATGGCGCCGCAGCCTGACTATTCAGACATATCTTTAATCTTCTTTGCGATTGCTGCCTGTTCTGCCGCATCCAGGAAGTTTTCGATCGCTATGACCGGTACTCCTGCAGGAGCCGCATTCTTCGCAGTCTCATATAAGTTTTCGTTCGTTACAATAACATCAATATCTGCTGGGATTTGATGGATGGATACATGATTGACATCAATAAACATTCCAATCTTGTTCAGCTGTGTCTTCAGCATAGAAGCACCCATTGCGCTGGATCCCATTCCTGCGTCACACGCAAATGCTACTTTTTTAACTTCTTTTTTCGGAAGAGTTGTATCTCCTGCTGTTGCTTTTTTCTCTTCTCCAGGAGCACTGTGGCTTTCCACAAACTGACTCATGTCAATTCCGCCTACTTCTTCAACCTCATCCTCCGGTGTCTTATCTCGTTTAAGGAAGAACGCTACGATGAGGAACGATACCACAGCGGCTATGACATATCCCGCCAAGTTGACGAGCAGCTTGCCTTTCGGAGACATAATTGCCAATGCAATGATAGATCCAGGAGATACTGCTGCAACAGCACCACCACCCATGATCTGGAACCAGAATAATGCTGCGATAGAACCACAGATTGGCCCAAGGATTGTTACTGGTTTGATCAAAGCGTAAGGGAAAGATACTTCACCGATACCACCGATGATATGTATGATTGCTGCGCCAGGTGCAGATTTCTTTGCCATACCTTTTCCAAAGAACATAAACGCAAGTACAAGTCCTGCCCAGTTACCACCATTTGCCTCAACAAGATACAGAATAGATTTTCCTGTCTGTGCAGCCTGTTCAATCGCAAGCGGAGTAAAAATACCGTGATTGATCGCATTATTTAAGAACAATACCTGTCCTGGTACAACAAAGATTGGTGTAAATGGAAGGATACTGTGATCAATAGCAAAGTTAACACCCACTGTTAAGATATTTGTGATACCTGCAAAAAGCGGTGTAATCACAACGAATCCTGCGATCATCATGAGTGCTCCAATGATACCCATGGAGAAGTTGTCTACTAACATTTCCAGACCTGGTTTTACACGTCCTTCTAATAATTTGTCAAACTGTTTGATGATCAATGCACCAAGCGGTCCCATGACCATACCACCGATCATCATAGTTGCTTCTGATCCAATGATAACACCGATTGTTGCAAGTGTACCTGCAACGGCACCACGTCTTCCATATACTGTGTGACCTCCGGTATATCCAAACAACAATGGAATCAAGAACTTAAGTGTCGGGCCTACGAGTTCATTCATCTTTTCATTCGGGAAATATCCTGTAGGAATAAATAATGCTGTGATAATACCCCATGCAATCAGGGCACCAATGTTAGGCATTACCATTCCTGAAAGGAATCCGCCCATTTTTTGGACTTTAGCTTTAAAACTACTTGCCATAATAATCCTCCTTTTTTCTCCTCTTTTTTGGTATAATTTGTTGCTGCGGTTAATGGTATTAACTTGATAAACGTTTATCTATAATTCCATTATATTGATTGTATTTCCATACGTCCACTATTGCCAGTGGTAAATTTTGCAGAAGAATTTTTGACAAAGTTTTCTTACATATTTCTCCTTATAGATCCCTCCTAAACCGCATAAAATGGTGGTTTTACTAATTCCCCCAACACAAAAAAGAGGAGAAAAATTCTCATTATTTTTCTCCCCTTTTTTTTAATAAATTTTGATTTATTACCGGTGGTCAGATAAAGACCGAGTCAGCTCCCGGTCTTCATCCTGCACACCTTTACCTTCATTCCCTGTTTTTCAAGTTCCTTTTTGTCAGCATTACCAATCCCATCATCTGTGATCAGATACTGAAAATCACAAAGCCTCGCAAACCGGCAAAAGGTTTTCCGTCCAATTTTCGTACTGTCGCACAGCATGTATGCTTCCGTAGCGGTTTTCATCATTGCACGCTTCATCGCTGCCGTCTCCTCATTTGGCGTGGTCAGCCCTTTGGACACGGATAAAGCATTCGGTGACAAAAACAATTTATCCACAGAAATCCTCTCAAGGAATTCAATCCCCAGAGAACCAAAGGTACAATCAAACTGGTTCCTTACAGTTCCTCCAATCAGTATCACCTGAATCGAAGGTTTTTTTTGCAGTTCAAGAGCGATGTTCAAATCGTTTGTCACAACCTTCAAGTCGTTGAAGTCTGTCAGAACCTTTGCAAACTCCAGCATGGTGGAACCGCTGTCGATCAAGATGATATCACCCTCACTGACATATTCCTTTGCTCCCTCGGCAATGATCCTTTTTTTATCGGGATTTAAATTCCACCGGGAGGCAAGAAATGCCTCCTTGGTGACTTCTTCTTCCTTTAACAGTGCACCGCCGTGGGTCCGAATCAAGTGTCCCTCTTTCTCCAATTCACTCAAGTCGGACCTTATGGTGGCGCCGGTCACATGGAATTCTTCCGATAATTCATGGATGCCAGCCTTTTTATGTATCCTCATGTAGGCGAGCAATTCTTCTTTCCGCTCTCTTGCAAACATATATTATACTCCGAAATGATCTAATAACATCTCTTCTGCTTCTTTATTCCATAATCCCTGATTCTTATCGCAGGCATCCGCGAGCTTCGCAAACAGAGGATCTGTCTCACCCAGTTTTCTGAAATCATCAATGGCAGTTAACGGCATTTCAAACTGTGTATAAGTAAGCTTCTTTCCTCCCGGAATCTCCGGCAGACGCAGGGTCGTATCAACGATAGAATCTATACCTCCCACATGAGTGATCATAACAGCCGGATTTACTTCCTTCTTGGCTATTAGATCCAATGCCTCCAGAAGGTCTGCTTTGATGCCGCCTGAAGATCCAAGAAGCTTTGTATTTCTATAGTGGCAGTCATATAAATTCATGTCTGCGGAAAATCCACTGTCTGCAGGCCCTGCAAAAAGGTTCATGCATCCGTCAAACGCAAGGATCTTGTTGCCCGTCTCTGCAATGGCTTTTACCGGAGCGTATACAAACACATCATGATATCCTTCTCCTCCGGTGAGATCCATCAGTTCTTTGACCTCATCGTCCATCTTCGCAGTATTTACATAATGAAGTTCAACGCCCCTCGCCTTGGCATCTTCTTCTGAGATTACTTCTCTTGCCCTGTTAATTCGGTCGTCATTAATCTCTGTGACTACAACCATTTTAGGTTTATTTTCCATAGCGAGCGCATAGCTGATAGCGCCCAGCCCCATCGGGCCGCATCCTCCAAGAATTGCGATATTTCCGCCTTCTTTTGCCCCGATAAAATGTTCATGGGTCTCAGGTTTTGTATGGTAGTTAGCCATATAACCGCCGATGATGCAGTACATAGGCTCTGACACAGAAACCTCATAGAAAGCATCACCGTCATAATGGAGCAGACACCCTTTTTCAATAACATCATTCGGAACGATGCAGTAAGTCACTGCACCTCCAAAATGCTCATAGGAATAACCCGGCGCACCCATCTGGTCCGGAATACCCGGCAGTACTACAAAACGTTCCCCTTCTTTATATTCATCTGCCCATTTAGATCCGACCTGCTCGATCACTCCGGAAAATTCATGTCCGATGATGACCGGATGGTCTGCGATATCGTCTGGTACACGGATATGTCCGCTTCCAAGTTTTACTTCCTTCCATGTAGACATACAGATGCTGTCACTCATGACCTTCAAAAGCACTTCATCTTCTTTGATCTCCGGCAGTTCAAACTCCTCCAGCCGAATATCCTTTGCCCCATACATTCTCACACCTTTTGCCTTCATAATGTCCCTCCTGGCTTTGCAAAAATTTTTAATTATTTTTAAAAATTTATTATTTTTTTCATTTCACAAATATCATACCACGCATTCTTTTGTTTGGCAACCGTCAATTCATAAAACTTAAAAATCCGGAAAAGGATCATCTCTGATCCCTCTCCGGATTTTTAGCGTACATAAAATGTTTATCTTAGCTTATAAAAGTAAACATAAAAGCAGTCATTAAGGTCAGGCCAGGGAAAAACCGCCCAGGATCTTTTCCCGCGGAGCCGCTGTCACCGTACGGTTTCCTAGTCTTTCTAAGCCGTGCGGCCATCTTAAAACAGAACCAGCCTAGGGCTGTTCCCAAGACATTTGCGATCAGGTCACTGCTGTCTGTTGCCCTGTACAGTGTAAACATCTGGCTTATCTCAATGGCCAGCGAAAACCACAGTCCAAACAGAACCGTCTTTTTCATCCGTCCATAGCTCTTGCTTATAACCGGGCAAAGCAGCCCCAAGGGGATAAAACAAAGAATGTTCAGGATAAAATCCATTCCGATACCGCCAGCCAGTGGAATCAGACTGATATTCGGATTAAAAATCGCCTCCCCGATCCCAGCTCTCCAGACTAGATCTTTTACTGTCGGGACCCCAACAATATGCTTTAAAACAATACACAGGTAATAGTACATTAGACAGGAACCGCACAATACCTTTATGTTAAGCCATGTCTTGTCTGCCCTGGACACCAGATATAGCAATATAATGATCACTGCCAGTCCCACAAAAAACAACGGCTTTAAATATAACAGGTCTTTGATTGATTCAAATAGGCTTAACTGGGTTTCCATAGCGGCTCCCTCCTTTTACACACATGATTTTTCTGTGTAAACAGCATAACATCCCCGCTTTAAGAAACCCTTCCAGGGTTCTTACTTTTTTCTGACTTTATAAAAGGAACTTATTTATGAACTCTGAAAGAAACCGTTTTTTGTTATTTGTCAAATGATATGTATTCCTCAAAACAAAAGCTTCTACAGGGCAGTCCTTTCTCCGGCCTGCCCTGCAAAAGCACTCTTTTTCACTCTATTTCAGCATATCCAGAACATCCTGGACATTGCCCGCTGCTTTTAATTTGTCAAGATTATCCTGGCTGTCGATCACCTGTGTGATCTTTCCAAGCAGTTCCAGATGTTCGTTGCCGATTCCTGCGATTCCGAACACTAAGTAGGCTTTTTCGTCTCCGAAATCCACACCGTCCGGATACTGAACAAGGACGATACCGGTTTTCTTGACTTTATTTTTCGCATCTCCGGTTCCGTGAGGGATCGCAACTCCCATACCAAGATAGGTGGTGACTGTGCGTTCTCTCTCCTGCATGGCTTCAATATACTCTTTTTCTACATAACCCAGCTCATAAAGTAATTTTCCTGCTGCCTCTATGGCTTCTTCTTTGGAGACACTCTTTTGTCCGAGCTTGATTCCTTCCCTCACCATGACCATCGGTTTTGCCTCTGTCCCTGAAGACGCCTGTTCTGTCTGTTCTTTCACAGAGACGGCTCCTTCTTCCCGGCCCTGGGCCAGTTTATCGTACAGACCGTCAATGGCCTCGTCCTGGAGAAAGTTCTTGATCGTTACAAGCTGTGCATTTGGTGCGCTTTTGGCCGCACGGTCTGCTAAAACCTCCTGACATACAACCACATCCGTATCGGCAGGCACCGTATCAACAGAGGAATTGATCACTGTAATGCCAAGCCCCAAAGGCTTAATCCTGTTTCTGAATTTGGTCGCTCCCATGGCGCTGGAGCCCATACCTGCGTCACAGGCGAATACGATCTTCTTGATCTCTCCTGCCTTTTTTGCAATACCTTTGCTGGCGGCCTTCATATTCTGAACACTGTCTGAGGCCTCTTCCAGGCTCTTTCCGTTGGACATCTTGATGATCGGAGCCGCTACGAGGAAAGATACAACCGCAGCGATCACAACTCCGAGCAGTACGGCCAGCGTTGATCCTTTCGGCGCCATTGTTAGAAAAGCGATGATAGATCCAGGTGATGCCGGTCCGGTAAGTCCGATGTTAAACAAAGAGTAATAGAATACCGCACAGGCAGAACCTACGATGGATGCAATGATGACAACAGGGTTCATCAGTACATAAGGGAAATAGATCTCATGGATTCCGCCGAAAAAGTGGATGATGATCGCGCCTGGCGCGGAATCCTTTGTTCTTTTATCTTTGGAAAATGCCCAGTATGCGGACAGAACTCCAAGGCCTGCGCCTGGGTTCGCCTCGATCATGTACATGATGGATTTCCCGGCTGCCTGTACCTGCTCTCCTCCGATCGGAGTAAAGATACCATGATTAATGGCATTGTTCAGGAACAATACTTTTGCCGGCTCCACAAAAACAGATACCAGCGGTAACAGGCTGTGTCCGATGAGGAAATCAACTCCTGCCGTAAGTACGGTCAGGATGGCTGTCATAACCGGTCCGATCAGGTAGTAGCCGATGATCGCCAGGATCATTCCGATGATACCGATGGAGAAGTTGTTGACCAGCATTTCAAATCCGGCCGGAATATGTCCGTCCACTGCCTTGTCAAACTTCTTGATGACCCATCCTGCAAAAGGACCCATAGCCATCGCTCCCATGAACATGACCTCATTGCTTCCGCAGATCACACCCAGGATGGCGATGACTGCGATGACCCCGCCCCGGTCTCCGGCTACGAGTTTACCTCCCTGATAACCAATCAGTACCGGAAGAATGTACTTCAGCATCGGATCAACCATAGTTGCAAGTTTTGCGTTCGGGAACCATCCCTTTTCAATAAACAGGGCCGTGATTAATCCCCATGCAATAAATGCGCCGATATTCGGCATGACCATTGCGCTCAAAAACTTTCCAAATCTTTGTACTGCGTTTTTCATATATTCATCTCCTTCATTCCCATGCAAACATTCCCCCTCATTTGCATATCTTTACTTCAAGTCCCTGTTCTTCAATTGCATTTTTGTCTAATTTGGAAATTCCGGAATCCGTGAGCATCAGTTTAAACTCGCTCAGTCTGGCAAACTTACAGAAAGCTCTCTGTCCTATCTTTGAGCTGTCGCAGAGCATATAGATCTCGCCGGCCGCTTCCATCATAGCCTGCTTGATCTCCTTCATCTCTTCATTACTCGTAGTTGCCCCGCCGAAAATGGACAGGGCGTTGGGAGATAGAAATACTTTGTTTACCGCAATGCTTTTTATAAAGTCAGTGCCAATAGCTCCCTGGGTCAGACGAAAGTTATTTCTCACCTTTCCTCCGACAATGTAAAGTTCAATCCACGGATTTTCCTGAAGTTCCAACGCAATCTGAAGATCGTTGGTGATAACCTTGATGTTTTTCGCGTCTTTTAACAGCAGCGCAAGTTCCAGTGTGGTACTTCCGCTGTCCAAGATAACCGCGTCTCCCTCTTTCACATAAGCTCTGGCGATTTTGGCAATGGCTTTCTTTTCTTCTTCGTGCCCTCTTCTGAGTGATAAGAAGTCTTCTTTCTGCAGAACATCTTCTTTCAGCAGTGCGCCGCCGTGGGTGCGGACAATCGACCCCTCCTCTTCCATCGCCCGCAGGTCCGCCCTCAGAGTTGCCCCTGTGACCTGGAACTCTTCAATGAGTTCCTTCACTTCAGCCCGTTTGTGCTTTTTTAAATATATTAGAATTTGTTCTCTTCTTTCCTCTGCAAACATTGGCACCTCACTATCTGTTGTTATGCCCCAAAGTGCTCAAATAAGATCTTCTCAGCTTCTACATTCCATAATCCGTTGTGTTTGTCACATGCGTCAGCCAGTTTGGCGTACAACGGATCTGTTTCTCCTAACTTTCTGAAATCAGCAATCGCCGTCAGCGGCATGTCAAACTGCATATAAGTAAGCTTCTTTCCTCCTGGGATGTCCGGAAGATTCTTTGTTGTCTCAGCAACTGCGTCGATTCCTCCGATATGAGTGATCATGACTGCAGGTTTGATCTCCTTGGAAGCTGCCTTGTTGATGGCCTCTTTCATATCGTCAATCGTTCCGCCTGTGCTTCCTAAGATTTTAGTTCTGGAGTAATGACAGTCATAAAGATTCATATTTGCTGAGAACTTCGGATCTGTAGGTCCTGCAAAGAGGTTCATGCATCCGTCGTATGCAAGAAGCTTATTTCCAAGTTCTGCAACGCCTGTGATCGGAACATATACGAATACATCATCATATCCGTGTCCTTCTGTGATATCCATCAGTTCCTTTTCCTGGTCATCCATAGCTGCAGTATTCACATAGTGGAGTTCCACGCCTGCCGCTTTGGCGTCCTCGATTGAAATCACCTGTTTTGCGCGTTCCACACGGTCGTCGCTGATATCGGTCACAACAACACGTTTCGGCTTATTCTCAAATGCAAGCGCGTAGCTCACAGCACCTAATCCCATAGGTCCGCATCCGCCTAAGATCAGGATATTTCCGCCTTCTTTTGTTCCCATCACATGCTCATAGTTCCCTGGAACTGTATGGTAGTTTGTGTGGTAGCCGCTGATCACACAGCACATAGGCTCTGCCACAGATGCGTCAAAGTAGCTGTCTCCCTCAAATGTCCATACACATCCCTTCTCGATAATGTCGTTCGGGAAGATGCAGTAGGTTGCCGCACCGCCACAGTACTGATAAGAATACCCAGGGGATTCCATCTGACCCGGGATGGCCGGCTGCTGGGCAAACTTTTGTCCAGGTTTAAACTGATCCTTCCACTTCTTTCCTACTTTCACAATATCGCCTGCAAACTCATGTCCCACCAATATCGGATGATCCGCAACGTCATTCGGCACTCTTTTATGGTTTGCTCCCTGCTTTACTGTCTTCCATGTTGACATACAAATACTGTCACTGATGACCTTCACTAAGATCTCATCATCTTTGATCTCCGGCAGTTCAAATTCTTCTAATCTAATGTCGTCCACCCCGTACAATCTTACACCTTTTACCTGCATAATGCCCTCCTTGGAATTTTCATGTGTTTTCATTTATTTTTATTATGAAAATATCATACCACTTTTATTTTCATTTAGCAATACAATTTTAACAATATTTAAAATTTTTCCATCTCTCGGATCACATCCCTATAAACGCCAAAAAGAACTGCCCGATTATCTCTGGACAGTTCTTTTATCATTCGTTCTCTTTAAATTAGCTGCCGGAAGGTATAAGCGACGCGATCCTTCCTGCAAAATCATTGAAATTCTGAGTCTGTAATATGATCTTTCCGGGGCCGGTTAATTTGGTCAGGAATAATCCTTCTCCTCCGAAGAAGATATTTTTAACGCCTTTGATTCTCTCAATCTCATAGCTTACACCATCTTCAAAGGCTACGACATTTCCGGTGTCTACAAGAATCGTTTCTCCGGGAGCCAGGACCTTCGTCACTGCGTCCCCATCTACCTCAAGAAATGCCATTCCGTTTCCTGAAAGTCTCTGCAGTATGAAACCCTCTCCTCCAAAGGCTCCTGTTGAAAGCTTCTTCGTAAAGATCGTCTCCAATGAAACACTGCGCTGTGCACATAAAAATGCCTTCTTCTGGCAAATCATGCCGCCGTTTCCCTGAAACTGAAGCGGAAGGATTGTTCCAGGAACCGTGGATGCAAATGCAATCTTCGCCCCGTCTCTCTCCGATGTGTAAGTCACCATAAAAAGAGATTCTCCGGCAAACTTTCTGCCGATGCCTTTCAGCAGCCCGCCCTCCATCTTGGAATCTCCCTTGATCGCGGGATCCATCCATGCCATCGCCCCCGACTGGGTAAACATAGCCTCTCCTCGGTCCAGTTCTACTTCCACTGCCGGCACAGTAGCGCCAATCATTTCGTGCTTCATACTGCGGTACCTCCTTCTTAAATCATACCTCCGTTTTTAAGTGATGCTTCAATGAATCCCTTAAACAGAGGATGTGCCTTGTTCGGTCTTGATTTAAATTCCGGATGTGCCTGTGTTGCCAGGAAGAATGGGTGAGACGGGATCTCAATCATCTCCACGATACGTCCGTCCGGAGAACATCCTGAGAGCATCATACCGTTTTCCTGCAGTACATCCCTATACTTGTTATTAACTTCATAGCGGTGGCGGTGGCGTTCGGAGATTTCTTTCGTTCCATAGAGTTCTTCTGCCTTGGATCCGTCTGCCAGGACACACGGATAGGAACCAAGCCTCAGTGTCCCTCCGATATTCACCACTCCGTCCTGATCCGCCATAATATGGATCATCGGATGTTCCGTGTTTTCATTAAATTCTTTGCTGTGTGCGTCTGCGTAGCCAAGAACATTTCTGGCAAATTCCACAATGGTAAGCTGCATACCGAGACACAGTCCCAGATAAGGGATCTTATGCTCCCTCGCATATTGAATCGAACAGATCATGCCCTCAATACCTCGGTCTCCGAAACCACCCGGAACAATAATACCCTGGACGCCTCCCAGCATCTCATCCACATTATAAGAGCTGACTCTCTCAGAGTCCACCCAGCGGATGCTCACATCGGCAGAATTCGCAACTCCGGCATGTTCCAGGGATTCTACCACACTGATATATGCATCGTGAAGGGATACATACTTCCCTACCAGAGCCACTTCCACTTTGTGCTTCGGATGCTTCCAGTTATCGATCATCTTGCGCCATTCAGAAAGATCCGGCTCCGGACATGGAAGGCGCAGGCATGCGCAGGCTTCATGTGCCAGTCGTTCATTTTCCATCATCAACGGCACTTCGTATAACACTTCCGCATCCAGGTTCTGGATTACCCGCTCTTTTTCCACGTTACAGAACTGCGCGATCTTCCTCTTGATGCCGTCATCCAGAGGATAGTCCGATCTGCACACGAGAATATCCGGCTGTATTCCCATACCCTGGAGATCCTTGACGCTGGCCTGAGTCGGCTTTGTCTTTAACTCTCCTGAGCTCTTTAAATACGGGATCAGCGTTACATGGATCAGGATACAGTTTTCATGTCCCACTTCATGCTGGAACTGTCTGAGCGCCTCTAAAAATGGCTGGCTCTCAATATCTCCCACAGTACCACCGATCTCTATGATCGCCACTTCCTGTTCCGTTGCCTCTTCATTTCTATAAAAACGGCTCTTGATCTCATTGGTCACATGCGGGATCACCTGAACCGTGTTGCCGCCGTAATCTCCGCGCCGTTCCTTCTGTAAAATATTCCAGTAAACCTTTCCTGTTGTCACGTTTGATTTTTTGTTCAGGCCTTCATCGATGAATCGCTCATAGTGTCCCAGGTCAAGATCTGTCTCCGCCCCGTCATCCGTCACAAAAACTTCTCCGTGCTGGATCGGGTTCATGGTTCCCGGGTCAATATTGATATATGGATCAAACTTCTGGCTGGTTACGTGATAACCTCTCGCTTTCAGTAATCGTCCCAGAGACGCTGCAGTGATTCCTTTTCCAAGGCCTGAAACAACACCGCCGGTGACAAATACGTATTTTACTGGCATGATTTTTCCTCCTAAGTTCTAATAATTACAAAATGTTATAATACCATATCTAAACAATGTGGGCAAGCCCACTTTCATTCTCTCAGCCCTCATGTTGAGGGACTTGTCCACTTTGTGGGCCAAAAACATTTCTTTATAAACAAAA
Coding sequences within:
- a CDS encoding BglG family transcription antiterminator, whose protein sequence is MLMSNRVKDIIQIVLSSRGFVTMKDIANKMNISERTVYREIPEVTEVLRQYQITLETVSKRGIRAIGMPENIKKIQDELGEQTKYQVVDPKERMYFVLLELLHQEDFIKTEALAIDMGTSLPTIRNDLKKIEKLLPEYNIKLISKKGDGICLSGEQVARDHLMVNIVMKNTDVDVTVHWLAGNVRQFHPFMQKLAEYGYMELFQTCEGILREISHKLIQKNYQILDQNYAELVMLVALLIRRHKLGNRKYSTDFVVGEVDKNQRKVSAALIRMLEKKYSISLDEAEKEYIAWVLNISVGKKKNEDVFVKNFVLKPKIEEFVELVEGRMGISLSQDTKLMDGLLAHIDKALIRTRSGMSISNPIIRDIEKDYSQLFTIIRDTIKKVFPEDYFPDDEIGYLVLYFAVSLDNITKKTFRVLVVCSSGMGSSKMLASRLEREIPEIYVRKIVSLVGLGEEDLNDYDLILSTIPLYLKDREYLKVSPLLNDNELEIVKEKIRRHKHQTLRKIEEEERKAAELESINSIVSLKQLKQLTTWAVDLLTEFHVYEINNLKDENHLFSHLEHTIWEAGIFIGEQEIKNYVIRHGNECRFTIPTTEISYFECYLKKIKKPLLFVYHLKQKRMIDPQEGDAISNIIFFFYPAEMDEVQRMFLRYITELIIEDRDIMKLIEKGDEEEIRQCFGHRFRHYIGESI
- a CDS encoding PTS mannitol transporter subunit IICB, whose amino-acid sequence is MASSFKAKVQKMGGFLSGMVMPNIGALIAWGIITALFIPTGYFPNEKMNELVGPTLKFLIPLLFGYTGGHTVYGRRGAVAGTLATIGVIIGSEATMMIGGMVMGPLGALIIKQFDKLLEGRVKPGLEMLVDNFSMGIIGALMMIAGFVVITPLFAGITNILTVGVNFAIDHSILPFTPIFVVPGQVLFLNNAINHGIFTPLAIEQAAQTGKSILYLVEANGGNWAGLVLAFMFFGKGMAKKSAPGAAIIHIIGGIGEVSFPYALIKPVTILGPICGSIAALFWFQIMGGGAVAAVSPGSIIALAIMSPKGKLLVNLAGYVIAAVVSFLIVAFFLKRDKTPEDEVEEVGGIDMSQFVESHSAPGEEKKATAGDTTLPKKEVKKVAFACDAGMGSSAMGASMLKTQLNKIGMFIDVNHVSIHQIPADIDVIVTNENLYETAKNAAPAGVPVIAIENFLDAAEQAAIAKKIKDMSE
- a CDS encoding DeoR/GlpR family DNA-binding transcription regulator — protein: MFARERKEELLAYMRIHKKAGIHELSEEFHVTGATIRSDLSELEKEGHLIRTHGGALLKEEEVTKEAFLASRWNLNPDKKRIIAEGAKEYVSEGDIILIDSGSTMLEFAKVLTDFNDLKVVTNDLNIALELQKKPSIQVILIGGTVRNQFDCTFGSLGIEFLERISVDKLFLSPNALSVSKGLTTPNEETAAMKRAMMKTATEAYMLCDSTKIGRKTFCRFARLCDFQYLITDDGIGNADKKELEKQGMKVKVCRMKTGS
- a CDS encoding zinc-binding dehydrogenase yields the protein MKAKGVRMYGAKDIRLEEFELPEIKEDEVLLKVMSDSICMSTWKEVKLGSGHIRVPDDIADHPVIIGHEFSGVIEQVGSKWADEYKEGERFVVLPGIPDQMGAPGYSYEHFGGAVTYCIVPNDVIEKGCLLHYDGDAFYEVSVSEPMYCIIGGYMANYHTKPETHEHFIGAKEGGNIAILGGCGPMGLGAISYALAMENKPKMVVVTEINDDRINRAREVISEEDAKARGVELHYVNTAKMDDEVKELMDLTGGEGYHDVFVYAPVKAIAETGNKILAFDGCMNLFAGPADSGFSADMNLYDCHYRNTKLLGSSGGIKADLLEALDLIAKKEVNPAVMITHVGGIDSIVDTTLRLPEIPGGKKLTYTQFEMPLTAIDDFRKLGETDPLFAKLADACDKNQGLWNKEAEEMLLDHFGV
- a CDS encoding VanZ family protein produces the protein METQLSLFESIKDLLYLKPLFFVGLAVIIILLYLVSRADKTWLNIKVLCGSCLMYYYLCIVLKHIVGVPTVKDLVWRAGIGEAIFNPNISLIPLAGGIGMDFILNILCFIPLGLLCPVISKSYGRMKKTVLFGLWFSLAIEISQMFTLYRATDSSDLIANVLGTALGWFCFKMAARLRKTRKPYGDSGSAGKDPGRFFPGLTLMTAFMFTFIS
- a CDS encoding PTS mannitol transporter subunit IICBA; amino-acid sequence: MKNAVQRFGKFLSAMVMPNIGAFIAWGLITALFIEKGWFPNAKLATMVDPMLKYILPVLIGYQGGKLVAGDRGGVIAVIAILGVICGSNEVMFMGAMAMGPFAGWVIKKFDKAVDGHIPAGFEMLVNNFSIGIIGMILAIIGYYLIGPVMTAILTVLTAGVDFLIGHSLLPLVSVFVEPAKVLFLNNAINHGIFTPIGGEQVQAAGKSIMYMIEANPGAGLGVLSAYWAFSKDKRTKDSAPGAIIIHFFGGIHEIYFPYVLMNPVVIIASIVGSACAVFYYSLFNIGLTGPASPGSIIAFLTMAPKGSTLAVLLGVVIAAVVSFLVAAPIIKMSNGKSLEEASDSVQNMKAASKGIAKKAGEIKKIVFACDAGMGSSAMGATKFRNRIKPLGLGITVINSSVDTVPADTDVVVCQEVLADRAAKSAPNAQLVTIKNFLQDEAIDGLYDKLAQGREEGAVSVKEQTEQASSGTEAKPMVMVREGIKLGQKSVSKEEAIEAAGKLLYELGYVEKEYIEAMQERERTVTTYLGMGVAIPHGTGDAKNKVKKTGIVLVQYPDGVDFGDEKAYLVFGIAGIGNEHLELLGKITQVIDSQDNLDKLKAAGNVQDVLDMLK
- a CDS encoding DeoR/GlpR family DNA-binding transcription regulator, with translation MFAEERREQILIYLKKHKRAEVKELIEEFQVTGATLRADLRAMEEEGSIVRTHGGALLKEDVLQKEDFLSLRRGHEEEKKAIAKIARAYVKEGDAVILDSGSTTLELALLLKDAKNIKVITNDLQIALELQENPWIELYIVGGKVRNNFRLTQGAIGTDFIKSIAVNKVFLSPNALSIFGGATTSNEEMKEIKQAMMEAAGEIYMLCDSSKIGQRAFCKFARLSEFKLMLTDSGISKLDKNAIEEQGLEVKICK